In Argiope bruennichi chromosome X1, qqArgBrue1.1, whole genome shotgun sequence, a single window of DNA contains:
- the LOC129959526 gene encoding uncharacterized protein LOC129959526, protein MQLNPSGSLPLIQAMSQNLQGSEILTRKNASKQSDLIDNESNSEWSSKEDKSLKYIPFANNSNLCWLNSSMSLIAHNKTIQRSINSNSSIIYIIMKGYKSAISVYNDYSNSARLPLAEDLLQRVQDIVLKYLEPIMKCKNGLPDSAFCAVLNLINENKEVKNLFLVEYFCIGSCKKCAHTHVKNLKKTIITLSKVRAFNPDSPVCLYKCPKCESQDQELEIKYKTLPQCLIFHFENGAGEGPLKQFELTADNRKYKLSGFIALKKGCIINHFVTWIRDVVSDTWLECNDLNSNVLSFTKHPTDFKLEDLYLVMYEALDNKGTTLNVSADTANINRVDLDDTSSSCIPLVDLSDEEEFAENVLGKDHAISSSKLSIAFEIEENPVTSQDNNVLMEESDNLNMGEPINEAEDFLQNEDESGAKSSVLSTCPKKLMKKFVSKYDGIAVEECELEGENFPENAVANLDKNLPDHGAEKSVETSTLAVHTPFTQEQLQVENLPSKMPFVLLTKMENREISNDVSGKVNFVEELTKTVAVKDKVTSSKPELKRKAEQIDYLKTKVRRVDSGHKRNRRSKQCYACSNYASVEKGKNKKNFEFKDNAECDEKCVHSNNMHILQEIDYEGDAFTVTMLNQLKTVAQNVR, encoded by the coding sequence ATGCAGCTGAATCCTTCTGGCTCATTGCCTTTAATACAGGCAATGAGTCAAAATTTACAAGGATCTGAAATATTAACTAGAAAAAATGCTAGTAAGCAGTCAGACTTGATAGATAATGAAAGTAATAGTGAATGGAGTTCAAAGGAAGAtaaatccttaaaatatattccatttgcTAATAATTCTAATCTTTGCTGGCTGAATTCATCAATGTCTTTAATAGCTCACAACAAGACTATCCAACGTTCTATAAATAgcaattcttcaataatttatattatcatgAAGGGCTATAAAAGTGCTATTTCTGTTTATAATGATTATTCCAATTCTGCAAGACTGCCACTAGCAGAAGACCTGCTTCAGAGAGTACAGGACATTGTACTAAAGTATTTGGAACCAATCATGAAGTGTAAGAATGGATTGCCAGATTCAGCATTTTGTGCTGTTCTGaacttaattaatgaaaacaaagaagtaaaaaatttgttccttgtggaatatttttgtattggGAGCTGTAAAAAGTGTGCACACACTCAcgtgaaaaatttgaagaaaacaattATCACATTGTCAAAAGTTAGGGCATTCAACCCAGATTCTCCTGTGTGTCTGTATAAGTGTCCTAAGTGTGAATCACAGGATCAAGAGttggaaatcaaatataaaacctTGCCTcagtgtttaatttttcattttgaaaatggagCTGGAGAAGGCCCTCTCAAACAATTTGAATTAACGGCAGACAATCGTAAATATAAGTTATCTGGctttatagcattaaaaaaggGCTGTATTATTAATCACTTTGTGACTTGGATAAGAGATGTTGTCTCTGATACTTGGCTTGAATGCAATGATTTGAACAGTAATGTTTTGAGTTTTACTAAGCATCCAACAGACTTTAAACTTGAAGATCTTTACCTTGTCATGTATGAAGCCCTAGATAATAAGGGGACGACACTCAATGTTTCTGCAGATACTGCTAATATCAATAGAGTGGATTTAGATGATACAAGCTCATCATGTATTCCTCTCGTCGATCTTTCAGACGAAGAGGAATTTGCAGAAAATGTACTAGGAAAAGATCATGCCATTTCTTCAAGTAAACTATCAATTGCttttgaaatagaagaaaatccTGTTACATCTCAGGATAATAATGTTTTGATGGAAGAATCAGACAATCTTAATATGGGGGAGCCTATTAATGAAGCAgaagattttcttcaaaatgaagaTGAATCCGGTGCAAAATCATCGGTTCTATCTACATGTcctaaaaaattgatgaaaaagttTGTGTCAAAATATGACGGTATTGCCGTCGAGGAATGCGAACTTGAAGGtgaaaattttcctgaaaatgcTGTtgcaaatttggataaaaatctgCCAGATCATGGTGCTGAGAAATCAGTTGAGACTTCAACATTGGCTGTTCATACTCCATTTACTCAAGAACAGCTACAAGTGGAGAATTTGCCTTCAAAAATGCCTTTTGTGCTTCTTACAAAAATGGAAAACcgtgaaatttcaaatgatgtcTCAGGAAAGGTTAATTTTGTAGAAGAATTAACAAAGACTGTTGCTGTAAAAGATAAAGTTACTTCCTCTAAACCTGAACTTAAACGAAAAGCTGAACAAAtagattatttgaaaacaaaagttaGAAGAGTTGATTCAGGTCATAAGAGGAATAGAAGAAGTAAGCAGTGCTATGCTTGCAGTAACTATGCAAGCGTAGAAAAAggtaagaataagaaaaattttgaatttaaggaCAATGCAGAATGTGATGAAAAATGTGTCCATAGTAATAATATGCATATCCTACAAGAAATTGACTATGAAGGTGATGCTTTCACTGTTACTATGTTAAATCAGTTAAAGACAGTGGCGCAAAATGTGCGTTAA